Sequence from the Leptospira johnsonii genome:
CGGTCTGAAATATACTTACGTTTGCTGAACCAATTCTTTCGAAGTCTGAAATCCACTCTTCTAGAAACTACAAGTTTCACTTGAGGATGTTTTGCTTTCGCCATCCAAGCGATAGAATGTGCTTTTGCAGTATGCGCATGGATCAATTTGATCCCTTTGGAAACGATCAATTCTTCAAGAGCCTTTACGGAACCGAAGTCCCATTCACCTTTTAAAGGAAGAGTAACTGTTGGAAGTCCAACCTCATTTGCACGAGTCTCTAATGCAGAGCCAGATTTACATAAAATGAGCTGGGGAATTTTGTGTTTTTTTAAACCTTCCGCGAGAAGAAAAAGTTGCCTTTCCCCTCCTCTCCAGCCGGTTTCTGTGTCGATATGAAGAATCACCCGATCAAATTGAGGTTCTAGCTTGAATTCTGCAAGAGTTCCCCATTTCTTTTTAGGAAAAAAGTCCTGGACAAACGGAATTCGTCTTAGCGACATTAATTCTAATATAACGGAGGGGGTCCAAAATGTGTGAACTTTTGGGGATGAGCGCCAATGTTCCAACAGATATATGCTTTAGTTTCACTGGCCTTGTCCAAAGAGGTGGGAAAACCGGACCCCATAAAGATGGATGGGGGATCGCATTTTATGAAGGCAAGGGCTGCAGAGTTTTCCAAGATCCTCAGGCAAGTGCGGACTCTCAGCTAGCTGAACTCGTCCGCGGCTTTCCTATCAAAAGTAATTTAGTCATTTCTCATATCCGAAAAGCAAATCGCGGTAAGGTGGATCTAAAGAATACACATCCTTTCGTCCGAGAACTATGGGGTTACTATTGGACATTCGCTCATAACGGACAATTGAAAGGAGTGAAGAAGGAACCGATAAAGGATTTTACACCGGTTGGGACCACGGATAGCGAGTATGCTTTTTGTTGGGTACTTTCTGAATTAAAAAAGAAGTTTAAGACAAGACCTAAGAACGAGACACTACTTTCCCAAGAGATCCGCAAACTATTGTCCAAGCTCGGAAAAAAAGGAGTCTCGAATATTCTAATTTCGGATTCAAAATATTTATATGCATACTGTTCCACAAAACTCGTTTATATCACTAGGCATGCTCCATTCGGAGAGGCCAAACTGATAGATGCGGACCTAAGCATAGATTTTAGAGAACATACAAATCCAAAAGACATAGTCACAGTTATAGCCACGAGCCCCCTGACCCAAAACGAAATTTGGACCCATTTTTTACCTGGAGAATTTCAGGTCTGGAAAGAAGGAAAACAATGGCAAAGATTTTCTCCAGATATTAAATAGAAGTTCCCAAAGCCCTAAAAATAGAACCCATATTTCAAATCCAACCCGAATGTATCCTTCACTTGATCTCTCGCATCCGACTGTGAATAGGTTCGAATATTAAGATCGAATCCGGCAGAATTTTCTTCTTCCCATTTGATCCCTCTCCAATATGTGTAAGCCAATTGAAGAACGTATTTTGCCCCTAAAAGAGCTAACCTTAGATCATTCCTACTACGAACTCCATCCAAATCATCTTGCTTGCTATGTTGATAATTCGCTAAGAGTGAGACCAGTCCTGGGTCCGGTTGAGAATAAAAATTAGAATACACTATAAATAGATTCCTGGAATTTTCAAATTCTTCCTTTCTTTCCACTTCTTCCTGGTGCCCCTTCAATTCGGAAATAAGCAAAATAGAAGTGATCACCATAGTGAATCTCCCTTTTCTATACTCCTTTGCATGGAGTAGTCCCCATCCTGGGAGGACAGCACTTCTCCAAACTAGGTCCCAACGGGATCTATCTTTTGATTCCGGAGAAGAAATCATCTGTTCTTGAGAATGAAGGGATGTAAATCCAAACAAGAATATCCAAAATAAAACGAACTTTCTCACCCAGGTCTTCCTTTTATGAATAATACGCAATGTGGATGTTTTACAGTCACGAAAAAAAGGAACCTAAGAAAATTATAGAATTTCGAATACTTGGTTGCCATAAGTAGGAAGACCAAATTTAATTCTCTGGACCATCTATGAAAAAAATCTCATTCTTTATCCTATTCACTTTTTTAATTTTGAGTTCCGCTTTTGTTTTTGGATCCGAACCTGAAGACGAGATCAAGGCTTTGGTTTCTTCCTTGGATTCATGTAAGGGGTGCATCTTTATACGAAATGGTTCGGAACATAAACTGGACGATGCAAAGGCACATTTACTAAAAAAATACGATGCAGCCAAAAGTAAAATAAGCAGCACTGAAGATTTTATCAAAGGATTAGCAAGCAAATCCTCTATCACGGGAACTCCTTATAAGATAAAATTCCCTGACGGAAAGGAAGTAGAATCCGAAAAATGGCTTACTGATAAATTGAAGGAACTACGTAATCCTCCGGCAGTAACCAAACAAAAAAAGTCAAAATAGATCGACCTTAACGAAAAATTAGCCAAACTCGGCAGTTATTCTAGATTGCTGCCGTCGAATTTGATAGAGAGTTTTATGCGAAAGTATTTATTTCTTCTCCCAATTTCCCTTCTATTCGCCTGCCCACCTCCTCCTAGCGAAGATCCGCTTTCTTCTTTAATATCTGCATTAACATTATCGAATATACAAGTTCCTGCAGAATTTACCATCGTAGATTCCACTAAACAAACCCAGTTAGACGCGGTAGAAGCTACTGCGACCAAGAACTCCACATGCACCAAACTAGGCGCTTTCTATTGGGAGATCGGGGACCAGAATGGAGCTTATGGATATTCTTCTGTTAACGGCTCTATCAATGGATCTACGGTTCTTCTGATTGCTTCCGCATCTAAATGGATCTGGGGAGCTTACGTTTTGGAGAAGGTTGGAACTCCAACAACGATAGAACAATCTTATCTTAGAATGAGATCTGGTTACGACAATTTGAACGATAGCAAATGTAATTTAGCGCTCACTGTAAATGCATGTTTTACGGCCGGTCCCGGAAGAGATGGAACAAATAATAATGATTACTACAATTCCGCAGACTTAAATTATTTTTATTACAATGGAGCACATTTCCAAGCATATGCCGCATTGAATCCTAGCGGTTTGACTCCTGCGCTTACAAACTACACTCGCGTTCAACTTGCAACAGAGATAGGAAACACATTGTTCGGAGGATCCAATCCTGGAATAGACTATGCAGTTCCCCAACCTGCAGGAGGAGTTAGGACTTCTGCTTCCGTTTATGCTCAATTCTTAAGAAGAATATTAAATTCTAATTTGACGATCCGAAGTTACTTAGGTGCGGATCTGGTCCCTACGTTACCTTCCTTACATCCAACCCAAGCAAAGTATTCACCTTTTGTTTTAGAAGATGTACATTATTCTTACGGACATTGGGTGGAAGATTCTTCCGGAAATGATTCCGCATATAGCAGTCCTGGAAAATTCGGATTTTATCCTTGGATAGATCCTACTGTCACTACTTATGGGATCATCGCCAGATATTCCACATCCGGCTTAGCTTATGCAGAATCCGTGTATTGTGGAAGACTTTTGAGAAAGGCATTTGCTACCGGGATCGAACAATAGCCTTAGACCTCAGTCCGCACTCTGTAACGAAAAAGTAATTCTCCCTTCATGGAGTAGATACAAGAATTTAAGATGATCAAAAGTCGATGCTTCCATCGACATATATCAGTTCTTATCCAACAGCAGGTCCCTTTCGGATCTTAGTTGTGACCGAAACATTTCCTCCAGAGATCAACGGAGTCGCCAAGACACTTCATAGAATGTTAGGCGATCTTTTACAAAGAGGTCACGAGATCATTCTGGTGCGTCCTAAACAAGGCCATAACGATTACGCCACAGCAAGCGGAAATTATAGAGAAGTTTTAGTAAGAGGAGCAAAAATCCCCTTATACGAAGATCTAAGATTCGGATTTCCAGAAAAATACTTACTGCGCAGATTAATCGAATTAGAAAAACCTGATATAGTGCATGTGGTTACAGAAGGACCGCTGGGCTGGTCCGCAGTCAGGGCAGCCAGACATGTGGGAATTCCTATCATCAGTGATTTTAGGACAAATTTCCACGCATACGCGAAGTATTATAAATTCGGATTTGCAGGGAAACTGGTCCATAATTACCTAAAAGGACTTCATAACAGGACCCAAATGACTTTGGTTCCGACTGCTCAGATCAGAGAACAATTAACCGCTCAAGGTTATACTAATGTACAAGTGGTTTCGAGAGGAATAGATTCCGATCTATTCCATCCTGCTCGTAGGAATTCCAAATTAAAATCGGAATGGGGACTCAAATCCTCCGAACTTGGAATTCTATATGTAGGAAGATTGGCTCCTGAAAAAAATTTGGACCTATTAGTAAAAACTTTCCGCAGGATCCAATCCAGAGTTCCAAACGCAAAATTGATCCTAGTGGGAGACGGACCTTCCAAAGAAAAACTACAAAAGGAAAATCCTGATTTCATATTCAGAGGAATGAGAAAAGGAAAAGAACTGGCGGAACATTATGCCACAGGAGATCTATTTCTTTTTCCAAGTCTTACGGAAACTTTCGGGAATGTGATCGTAGAAGCGATGGCATCCGGACTTCCTATCGTAGCCTATAACTACGCCGCCGCCAACCAACATCTCAAACACGGTAAGTCAGCCTTACTCTGCGGTTTCGACAAAGAAGAAGAATTTATAGAACAGTCCTGCCTGTTAGCAGAAAATAAAAAGTTGGCTTCCCGATTGGGTATTGCTGCAAGAAAGATCGCTGCGTCCTGCACCTGGGAAGATGTCACCGATTCTTTAGAGATGACTTACTCGAAACTTTCTCTTTCTAAGAAAAAAACTGCCAAGTCCAAGAGGACAATGAAGTTGAAAGTGCAGATGGTAAGAAGTTAGGACACGCTTCTTTCAGAAGGCAAGCATTGGAACTATAAATCTTTTTATCATCCGTAATGACTACTTTCTCAATTCTTTCGTCTTCGATCTAATAAAGGATTCCTTGTCCTTCTTTGCCTCTTTCAATGCGGCTTTTATTTCTTTTGGGATATCAAAATATTTTTCGGCCCAAATATAGATCTCAAAAAATACCGGCAGCAAATCGATACCCTTTTGCGTGAGCATGTATAGAACTTTAGCTTTGCTATCCGGATGATCCGATTTTTCGATCAAACCGTTTTCTTCCAATGATTGAAGTCTGGATGCCAAAATATTTGTAGCGATACCCTCCTCAGACTTTAGGAAGTCTCCGTAAGTTCCTTTTTTGTTGAACATAAGATCCCTGATAATGAGAAGTGACCACTTGTCGCCCCAGATATCCAGGGAACAGCTAATCGGACAATTCGATCTTTTTTTACTCACTGACATAAATTTTATTTTAAAAAGTGCTTGCAAAAGACAAGTATTTTTTCGTCTCCTATATTTACTTGCAAATTGCAAGTAAATTGAGTCGATTATATAGGACTCAGGGGATAAAAAAATGAAACAAACAATTTTAGTAACAGGAGCTTCTTCAGGTATCGGGCTCCTTCTTGCCAATAAACTCCACGAGAACGGCCACACTGTCATCGGAACAAGCCGCAATCCTGAAAAATACAACTTACCTTTTAAATTATTAGAATTAGATATTTCTTCCGACAAGTCGATCGAGTCCTTTCCGAAACGGCTCTTTAGTCAGATAGAAAGTCTGGATGTTCTGATAAATAACGCAGGTTATTTGGTATCGGGCCTTGCCGAAGAAACTCCTATTGATCTTGGAAGGCAACAATTCGAAACCAATTTCTGGGGAACGGTTAAACTTACGAATCAGCTATTACCTTATTTTAGGAAACAAAGGCACGGAAAGATTATCACAGTCGGATCTATTCTAGGCTTAATAGGTCTTCCTACAGTTGCCTACTATTCAGCTTCAAAACATTCGTTAGAAGGTTACTTTAAAGTTCTACGTTTCGAGCTAAGGGACTTCAATATTAAAGTCAGTATGGTTGAGCCAATGGGTTTCAAAACCAATATAGGCGATAGCGCAGTTAGATCCAAAGTAAAAATTGACGATTATGATCTACTTCGAAAACAAACCACTGCGTTCTCGAAAGAAGCATTCGATACAGCTCCTACTCCTGAACCGGTTGTAAATACTGTATTGAAAATTATAGATCAAAAAGATCCGAAATTCAATTTCCCGGTAGGTCAAGGAGCTCCGTTTATTCTTACGATGCAACATTATGCATATAAAGCGTTTGAGAACTCAATTTTGAAAAGGGTACGTAAAGCGATATAGCTTTCATTAGCTATTCTGGAAAAAATTATGAAAGCATATGTTATTAAAAATTATAGTAAGAAGAACAACTTGCTGTCAGCGGAAATGCCGGAGCCAGTACTAAAGAACAAAGACGTATTGGTTCAAGTCCATTCAGCGGGCGTAAACTTATTGGATTCAAAGATCAGGAACGGTGAATTCAAACTCATATTGCCTTATAAATTACCTCTGATCCTGGGGCATGATGTAGCCGGTGTAGTGGTCAAAGTCGGGTCAAGTGTGCAAAAATTCAAAGTTGGGGATGAGGTTTATGCAAGACCTGCTGATCACAGGATCGGCGCTTTTGCCGAACTTATCGCGATTGATGAAAACGATTTAGCACTTAAGCCTACAAACTTGACTATGGAAGAAGCAGCTTCTATTCCTTTAGTCGGCCTGACTGCATGGCAAGCGTTAGTCGAAAAAGCAAATCTCCAAAAAGGGCAAAAAGTTTTTATCCAAGCAGGTTCAGGAGGGGTTGGCACATTTGCAATTCAGTTAGCTAAACATTTAGGGGCAACTGTCGCCACAACAACTAGTGCAACTAATTTCGATTTAGTGAAAAGTCTTGGAGCGGATATCATAATTGATTATAAGAAAGATGATTTTGAAACGACGCTCAAAGATTACGATTTGGTATTGAATAGTCAAGATGCGAAGACACTTGAAAAATCATTACGAATCCTAAAGCCCGGTGGAAAACTCATTTCAATTTCAGGTCCTCCTGATCCTGATTTTGCCGTAGAAATCGGTTCATCATGGTTTATAAAATTTCTTTTAACCTTACTGAGTTTTGGAGTTAGGAAAAAAGCAAAACAACTCAAAGTAAATTTCTCTTTTCTCTTCATGCGAGCAGAAGGAAAACAACTCGGCGAAATAACATCCCTGATCAATGCCGGCATCATTCGTCCAGTTATAGACAAGGTATTTCCTTTTGAAAAGATCAACGAGGCAATGGCTCATGTGGAAAGCGGTCGCGCAAAAGGAAAAGTTGTAGTTAAAGTTAAGTGAAATATATGAACAGTTTCTTCTCTGACAATATAGCTATAATCGATTTTAGTAAAAAAGATCCTGGCGTTGCTTAGCATGAAATTTTTATTACAAAAAATTTCTAATGCAGGTATAGACTCCAGCACAGGATGGCGGGAGGCAAAGGGAATCAAATTGCGCAACCGCATAGCGCTCGTAACCGCCATTCTCATCTTTTGCAATATTCCACTGCAGATCTTTTTCTGGCCACAAAGCAAAATTACACTCAGCATATTATCGGTTGAGAGTCCTTTACTTCTTTTGCCTATTTTATTGAACTCTCATCGATTCTACAGATTGTCGTACGTTCTACTTATGCTTGTGTCTCAGACTTTGATTATCGTCTATTCACTTTTAGGAGGACCGGGCACACATACAGGACTTTTTACAGTGACCGTTATTTTAACTGCATTCTTCTCCGGCGGAAATGAATATCCTAGAATACGTAATGCGATCATTGCTTACTGTACTTTCTCCTTTTTGTTCCTTGAATTTTATTTTCAGCTATTTCCTCCTATTCTTTCATTCGAGTCTCTCTATCTTGAATGGTTGCGCAGAACAATCGACTTCGGTTTGATTGCATTTACACTTGGAATTTCTTTCGACATCGCCAAAGAAATTCGCAATTCGGACGATGAGATTGAAAATGAACGGGAAAAGTCCGAAAATCTGCTACTAAACATACTCCCAAGAACGATCGCTACCCAGCTGAAACTCGACCATGGAGTGATCGCTGAACGTTATGAAGAATCGAGCGTTCTCTTTGCGGATATAGCCGGTTTCACAGTAATGTCTTCTACAATGGCTCCGGATCAGGTTGTCCAAATGCTCGACGAAGTATTCCGCGAATTCGATGATTTAGCACGGAGACTTGGTTTAGAAAAAATCAAGACGATCGGTGATGCCTACATGGTTGCGGCGGGCTTACCCGAGAGACGTAGTGATCACTGCGAAGCGATCTTTAAACTTGCAGTCGAGATGCAGGATCTGATGCGTGAAAAATTCAGCATAAAGTATAACGGACTCGCTCTGCGCATCGGCATTCATACAGGCCCTGTAGTTGCAGGTGTGATCGGTACAGTCAAATTCGCATACGATCTGTGGGGTGATACCGTCAATACTGCAAGCCGTATGGAATCGCATGGTGTCACTGGTCATATTCAGGTTACAGAAGCGGTTTACGAAAAATTAAAAAATCGTTATACTTTCGAACTGCGAGGAGAACTTGATATTAAAGGTAAAGGCAAAATGAAAACTTATCTTTTTCCCGTATGATCTATTTAGATAAACCTTACCTAATATGCGCGAGGTCTTTGCAGGACTTGGTCCGAAGGACCGAGCGGGGCTCCGCGAGTCCGTAAAAGACCGACCCTTGCAACGCAAGGGACGCGCCCAAATCCTTCTTCAAAATTATTCCGGAATTTTTTTAAGATTCTTTTTTTCGCTTGTACTTTCTTTGCCTTTACTATAATGGCTGGCAAATTTACCGGCAAGGAGAATAGCCTATGCTGAAATTTCCCGGCCCTCGTACGGATCATCGAGAAACAAGTCGTCCCTTCGTCACCAGAGAAAAATATCTCACCTTCCTGAAAATCGCTAATAAGTCTTCTCACTCTAGACAGAGAAGGTTTCGTAATAAAAACAGAGAAAAAAGGCAGACCTTGTCGCCCTAGTTATCTTATCATGGTTTCCCATGGAAAACCTAGACGCTAAATCGATCAGTCTCTGGATCATGGCGACCATCTATACGATCGCCGGCATTCTTCATTTTGTGATCCCTAAATTTTATTTAAGGATCATGCCTCCTTGGATCCCTTATCATAAACTTATGGTTCAACTGAGCGGTATCGCTGAGATTGCTTTGGGACTTGGGCTTTTCTTTCCTCAAACCAAAGTTTTGGCAGCCTGGGGAGTAGTCCTTCTTCTCATCGCAGTATTTCCGGCTAACGTGTATCATTTCCAATCCAGAACCAGAAAAGATCCTCCTACTTGGGCTCTACTTTTAAGGCTTCCTCTGCAATTGCTTTTGATCTATTGGGCCTATACTTTTACATATTGAGTTATAGATGATTCGTGTTGTTGGAGGCCCAACAATCGATCTGGTTTCTTTTGCGCATAAAAGTTACTTCTTTACCCTTTCTTTTAGTTAAAAATTTATTGAAAGGGTTTAAGAAGAAGGTATTCTCCCTTTCTAGTTTTGGAGTTTATTTATGTTCAAATTATGGATCGCGATCTGTGGAAGTATTTTGGTTTTGGGCCTAGCTTTTTCTTCTTCAAAAGTTCTAGCGAATACGAAATACAGTGTATTCTGCGCCGACGGTAAGATAGAAGCGGATTCCCGCACTTTGGATCAGATGAAATCGGCTCGAGGTTCCAATGTTTGCCTTCTGAAAGAGTTCGATTATTCTTCTGATGCGGATAATTATGCTCAATCTATAGGAGGAAAAGGCTCAGCCTGTAGCTGCAACTGATATTTATCTTCGTTTCTCCATAAGATAGGGATTAGGAAAAATCCCTATCTTACCTTCTTAAATCCAAAGAAATTGTCGATGTAGAAGAGGTAAGTATGACTATGTTGTAATGAAATCCATTGATAAAACATGGTTGAACCTGATCCTAGCCCCGACATGGTTCCTGATCGTAATATCGGTATTTGCTGTTTATTATTCTTATACAGGAATTCAAGCTAACGAAATAGAATTAAAAGTTTCGTTCCAAACTCCTCTTATAATTTTGATTGTTCAACTTTTGATATTTGCAACATTATTAAGTTCTACCAGGCATGAATCTTTCCATCTATTCAAAGACGCTTGGATCAATTCGGATTGGAAAATCCAATCTCTAATCGGCATCGTGACCGGATGTATTATCGCCGGTTTATATATCTATTTACTTTCTCCCGCGCGAATATATTTGCAAAATACATTAGGCGATTATATACCGGCCGGTGAAACTGCGGAAGTCTTTGGAAAGCAGATCTATATTTTTTTCATTGCGAACGTACTTCTTGCTCCCTATATCGAAGAAAATCTATACAGAAATTTCGCACTTTCTAATCTTCTGCACAATTATGGTAGGTTGAAAAGTGTTCTTCTTACCTCTTTATTTTTCGGATTATTACACTGGACTGGTGGATTTTGGTACATGCTAATGACAGCAATGTTCGTTGGAATA
This genomic interval carries:
- a CDS encoding CPBP family intramembrane glutamic endopeptidase, which produces MKSIDKTWLNLILAPTWFLIVISVFAVYYSYTGIQANEIELKVSFQTPLIILIVQLLIFATLLSSTRHESFHLFKDAWINSDWKIQSLIGIVTGCIIAGLYIYLLSPARIYLQNTLGDYIPAGETAEVFGKQIYIFFIANVLLAPYIEENLYRNFALSNLLHNYGRLKSVLLTSLFFGLLHWTGGFWYMLMTAMFVGIPFAFLTIQSQSIVCAFVSHLTLNVIEFAYVLHLNV
- a CDS encoding SDR family oxidoreductase, which codes for MKQTILVTGASSGIGLLLANKLHENGHTVIGTSRNPEKYNLPFKLLELDISSDKSIESFPKRLFSQIESLDVLINNAGYLVSGLAEETPIDLGRQQFETNFWGTVKLTNQLLPYFRKQRHGKIITVGSILGLIGLPTVAYYSASKHSLEGYFKVLRFELRDFNIKVSMVEPMGFKTNIGDSAVRSKVKIDDYDLLRKQTTAFSKEAFDTAPTPEPVVNTVLKIIDQKDPKFNFPVGQGAPFILTMQHYAYKAFENSILKRVRKAI
- a CDS encoding DUF5329 domain-containing protein, with protein sequence MKKISFFILFTFLILSSAFVFGSEPEDEIKALVSSLDSCKGCIFIRNGSEHKLDDAKAHLLKKYDAAKSKISSTEDFIKGLASKSSITGTPYKIKFPDGKEVESEKWLTDKLKELRNPPAVTKQKKSK
- a CDS encoding adenylate/guanylate cyclase domain-containing protein, giving the protein MKFLLQKISNAGIDSSTGWREAKGIKLRNRIALVTAILIFCNIPLQIFFWPQSKITLSILSVESPLLLLPILLNSHRFYRLSYVLLMLVSQTLIIVYSLLGGPGTHTGLFTVTVILTAFFSGGNEYPRIRNAIIAYCTFSFLFLEFYFQLFPPILSFESLYLEWLRRTIDFGLIAFTLGISFDIAKEIRNSDDEIENEREKSENLLLNILPRTIATQLKLDHGVIAERYEESSVLFADIAGFTVMSSTMAPDQVVQMLDEVFREFDDLARRLGLEKIKTIGDAYMVAAGLPERRSDHCEAIFKLAVEMQDLMREKFSIKYNGLALRIGIHTGPVVAGVIGTVKFAYDLWGDTVNTASRMESHGVTGHIQVTEAVYEKLKNRYTFELRGELDIKGKGKMKTYLFPV
- a CDS encoding DoxX family protein, with protein sequence MENLDAKSISLWIMATIYTIAGILHFVIPKFYLRIMPPWIPYHKLMVQLSGIAEIALGLGLFFPQTKVLAAWGVVLLLIAVFPANVYHFQSRTRKDPPTWALLLRLPLQLLLIYWAYTFTY
- a CDS encoding NADP-dependent oxidoreductase; this encodes MKAYVIKNYSKKNNLLSAEMPEPVLKNKDVLVQVHSAGVNLLDSKIRNGEFKLILPYKLPLILGHDVAGVVVKVGSSVQKFKVGDEVYARPADHRIGAFAELIAIDENDLALKPTNLTMEEAASIPLVGLTAWQALVEKANLQKGQKVFIQAGSGGVGTFAIQLAKHLGATVATTTSATNFDLVKSLGADIIIDYKKDDFETTLKDYDLVLNSQDAKTLEKSLRILKPGGKLISISGPPDPDFAVEIGSSWFIKFLLTLLSFGVRKKAKQLKVNFSFLFMRAEGKQLGEITSLINAGIIRPVIDKVFPFEKINEAMAHVESGRAKGKVVVKVK
- a CDS encoding winged helix-turn-helix transcriptional regulator; its protein translation is MSVSKKRSNCPISCSLDIWGDKWSLLIIRDLMFNKKGTYGDFLKSEEGIATNILASRLQSLEENGLIEKSDHPDSKAKVLYMLTQKGIDLLPVFFEIYIWAEKYFDIPKEIKAALKEAKKDKESFIRSKTKELRK
- a CDS encoding class II glutamine amidotransferase codes for the protein MCELLGMSANVPTDICFSFTGLVQRGGKTGPHKDGWGIAFYEGKGCRVFQDPQASADSQLAELVRGFPIKSNLVISHIRKANRGKVDLKNTHPFVRELWGYYWTFAHNGQLKGVKKEPIKDFTPVGTTDSEYAFCWVLSELKKKFKTRPKNETLLSQEIRKLLSKLGKKGVSNILISDSKYLYAYCSTKLVYITRHAPFGEAKLIDADLSIDFREHTNPKDIVTVIATSPLTQNEIWTHFLPGEFQVWKEGKQWQRFSPDIK
- a CDS encoding glycosyltransferase family 4 protein, whose protein sequence is MLPSTYISSYPTAGPFRILVVTETFPPEINGVAKTLHRMLGDLLQRGHEIILVRPKQGHNDYATASGNYREVLVRGAKIPLYEDLRFGFPEKYLLRRLIELEKPDIVHVVTEGPLGWSAVRAARHVGIPIISDFRTNFHAYAKYYKFGFAGKLVHNYLKGLHNRTQMTLVPTAQIREQLTAQGYTNVQVVSRGIDSDLFHPARRNSKLKSEWGLKSSELGILYVGRLAPEKNLDLLVKTFRRIQSRVPNAKLILVGDGPSKEKLQKENPDFIFRGMRKGKELAEHYATGDLFLFPSLTETFGNVIVEAMASGLPIVAYNYAAANQHLKHGKSALLCGFDKEEEFIEQSCLLAENKKLASRLGIAARKIAASCTWEDVTDSLEMTYSKLSLSKKKTAKSKRTMKLKVQMVRS